The DNA region CTTAAAAAGTATCTTGGACTCTATGCCAATGAAAATTCGATCGACATGAGCGACATTCAATATCAAGCAATCGACAAACTCTTTGAACTTGGGTACAATCACGGTTTTTATGACCAACAGATTAAAGCGCGTGACTATCTTATTCCCAAAGAATACGAAGCATTGCGAAACAGCTAAAAAGGTATTTTATGGAAGCAAAACTCATCGGACTCGGTGTTGAAACGTTTAAAATAGCGCTTTATCTCTCCATGCCGATGCTCCTCTCAGGACTCATAGCCGGTCTTGCCATTAGTATTTTTCAAGCGGTCACCCAGATCAATGAATCCACACTGAGCTTTGTTCCAAAGATTCTTGTCACCATCGTTGTTGCTATTTTTACGATGCCATGGATGATGAACATGATGATTGAGTTTACAACGCGAATGATTGATATGATCCCTTCCTTTGTTTTTTAAATGACAAAATCGATTCATTTTTCGACCTATTCTAGCATCAAGATTGGTCCAACACTTGATGTTTTACTGCTTGATTCTATCACGCCACTTCCCAAAGCCTATAAGCTTATTGGTGGCGCAAACAACCTTTTGGTAAGCCCTACCCCACCTCCCCTTGCGATGCTAGATAAATGCTTTGATTTTATTCGTTTGGAAGAAACTGTTTTACATGTAGGCGGCGCAACGCCCAGTGGTAAAATTCTCTCCTTTGCAAAAAAGCACGATCTTGCAGGTTTTGAGCTGATGCAAAAACTCCCAGGAACACTGGGTGGCATGATCGCAATGAATGCGGGACTGAAAGAGTGGGAAATTTTCAATGACCTCATCGCTATTCGAACCGAGCATGGCTGGATAGAAAAATCAAAGATAGAACACGGCTACCGCTTCGCGAAAATCAAAGGCATTGTGTATGAAGCCACCTTTACATGTAAAAGCGGTTTTGATGAAAATTTGCTGGCCATGTTTAAAAAAATGCGCGACAATCAACCTAAAGAGCCTAGTGCAGGAAGCTGTTTTAAAAACCCAGAAGGACACTTTGCGGGAAAGCTTATCGAAGAGGCGGGCTTTAAAGGTAAACGTGTTGGCAATATGATGTTTAGCAACGTTCACGCCAACTTCTTAGTCAATCTGGGAGATGGTACGTATGAGGAAGCTATCACACTCATTACGGCGGTCAAAGAGGAAGTTTTCAAACGCTTTGGCGTGAAACTGGAAGAAGAGATCATTATTTTATAGCAACCAAAAAGGAATTTTCATGCAAAAAACAGCTTTAGTCACGGGTGGAAACAAAGGTATCGGTCTTGAAGTTACCAAAG from Sulfurospirillum diekertiae includes:
- the fliQ gene encoding flagellar biosynthesis protein FliQ, which translates into the protein MEAKLIGLGVETFKIALYLSMPMLLSGLIAGLAISIFQAVTQINESTLSFVPKILVTIVVAIFTMPWMMNMMIEFTTRMIDMIPSFVF
- a CDS encoding UDP-N-acetylmuramate dehydrogenase — its product is MTKSIHFSTYSSIKIGPTLDVLLLDSITPLPKAYKLIGGANNLLVSPTPPPLAMLDKCFDFIRLEETVLHVGGATPSGKILSFAKKHDLAGFELMQKLPGTLGGMIAMNAGLKEWEIFNDLIAIRTEHGWIEKSKIEHGYRFAKIKGIVYEATFTCKSGFDENLLAMFKKMRDNQPKEPSAGSCFKNPEGHFAGKLIEEAGFKGKRVGNMMFSNVHANFLVNLGDGTYEEAITLITAVKEEVFKRFGVKLEEEIIIL